Proteins encoded in a region of the Podarcis muralis chromosome 6, rPodMur119.hap1.1, whole genome shotgun sequence genome:
- the PLS1 gene encoding plastin-1, whose translation MENNITTISREELEELKEAFSKIDIDNSGYVSDYELQDLFKEASLPLPGYKVREIVEKIIAVADNNKDGKINFEEFVSVIQELKSKDISKSFRKSINKKKGITAIGGTSPISSEGTQHSYSEEEKVAFVNWINKALHDDPDCKHLLPMDPTDDSLFKSLADGILLCKMINLSQPDTIDERAINKKKLTPFTISENLDLALNSASAIGCTVVNIGSQDLKDGKPHLVLGLLWQIIKVGLFADIEISRNEALIGLLSDGEELEELMKLSPEELLLRWVNYHLDNAGWKRISNFSQDIKDSRAYYHLLNQIAPKGSNNGETAIVIDLSGLNEKNDLRRAEYMLQQADKLGCKQFVTPADVVAGNPKLNMAFVANLFNTYPALQKPESSSYDVNLLEGESKEERTFRNWMNSLGVTPYINHLYSDLADALVIFQLYEMIRVPVQWNHVNKPPYPALGGNMKKIENCNYAVELGKSKARFSLVGIGGQDLNEGNPTLTLALVWQLMRRYTLNVLSDLGEGEKVNDAVIIKWVNQTLANANKTTSITSFKDKSISTSLPVLDLIDAIAPKAIRPEMVKREDLSETDKLNNAKYAISVARKIGACIYALPDDLVEVKPKMVMTVFACLMGRGLNKIK comes from the exons ATGGAGAATAACATAACAACCATTTCTCGTGAGGAACTGGAGGAACTAAAAGAAGCATTCAGTAAAATAG ATATCGATAACAGTGGCTATGTCAGTGATTACGAACTTCAGGATCTTTTCAAAGAAGCAAGCCTTCCCTTGCCTGGCTATAAAGTCCGGGAAATTGTAGAAAAAATTATAGCAGTGGCTGATAACAACAAGGATGGCAAAATCAACTTCGAAGAATTTGTATCA GTTATTCAGGAACTGAAAAGTAAAGATATTAGCAAATCATTCCGGAAATCCATAAACAAGAAAAAGGGAATTACTGCAATTGGAGGAACATCACCAATTTCTAGCGAGGGGACCCAACACTCTTATTCAG aGGAGGAAAAGGTTGCTTTTGTTAACTGGATAAACAAGGCTCTTCACGATGACCCAGACTGTAAGCACCTTCTCCCTATGGACCCAACAGATGATAGCCTTTTTAAGTCACTTGCTGATGGCATCCTCCTTTG cAAAATGATTAACCTATCCCAACCAGATACAATTGATGAAAGAGCTATTAATAAGAAGAAGCTTACTCCATTCACTATATCT gaAAACCTAGATCTTGCACTAAATTCTGCATCAGCTATTGGCTGTACAGTAGTCAATATTGGATCACAAGATCTAAAAGACGGGAAGCCACATTTGGTATTAGGACTGTTGTGGCAAATCATTAAAGTTGGGCTTTTTGCTGATATAGAAATCTCCAGAAATGAAG CTCTTATTGGTTTGCTAAGTGATGGGGAAGAATTAGAAGAATTAATGAAACTGTCTCCAGAAGAACTCCTGCTACGTTGGGTTAACTACCATCTGGATAATGCTGGATGGAAGAGAATAAGCAACTTTAGTCAAGACATTAAG GACTCAAGAGCCTACTACCATTTGCTGAATCAAATCGCACCAAAAGGAAGCAACAATGGAGAAACGGCTATTGTTATTGATCTTTCAGGCCTcaat gaaaaaaATGACCTGAGGAGGGCTGAATATATGCTTCAACAGGCAGACAAACTGGGCTGCAAACAGTTTGTGACTCCTGCTGATGTGGTTGCAGGCAATCCTAAACTTAACATGGCCTTCGTTGCAAATCTCTTTAATACGTACCCTGCCCTGCAGAAGCCCGAAAGCTCTTCTTATGATGTCAATTTACTGGAAG GAGAAAGTAAGGAAGAAAGAACATTCCGAAACTGGATGAATTCTTTGGGTGTAACTCCTTACATTAACCATTTGTACAG TGACCTTGCTGATGCTTTAGTaatcttccagctctatgagatGATTCGTGTACCTGTACAATGGAACCACGTCAACAAACCACCGTATCCTGCACTTGGGGGTAACATGAAAAAG ATTGAAAATTGTAACTACGCAGTGGAACTGGGGAAGTCAAAGGCCAGATTCTCATTGGTTGGGATTGGTGGACAGGACCTTAATGAAGGCAACCCAACACTGACATTGGCACTGGTGTGGCAGTTAATGAGAAG GTACACTTTGAATGTACTATCGGACCTTGGTGAGGGGGAAAAAGTAAATGATGCAGTTATTATTAAATGGGTGAATCAGACTCTTGCAAATGCAAATAAGACTACTTCAATAACTAGCTTCAAG GACAAATCCATAAGCACTAGTTTACCTGTACTAGATTTAATAGATGCTATTGCGCCAAAAGCAATCCGTCCAGAAATGGTCAAGAGGGAAGATCTTTCTGAAACAGACAAACTGAACAATGCTAA ATACGCTATATCAGTTGCTCGGAAAATTGGTGCTTGTATATATGCCCTGCCGGATGACTTGGTAGAAGTGAAGCCAAAAATGGTGATGACCGTCTTTGCTTGCTTGATGGGAAGAGgactgaacaaaataaaataa